Proteins from a genomic interval of Falco rusticolus isolate bFalRus1 chromosome 7, bFalRus1.pri, whole genome shotgun sequence:
- the CCPG1 gene encoding cell cycle progression protein 1 isoform X1, whose product MSENSSDSDSSCGWTVINHEGSDIETVISENGSTNDNHEFVSEEYVSLQEEEQPIDLQAQCNNDEETPVVDNTLSASEETQTVPERKKRKTPDDGSCIGTISDDSDIVTLETPKLEETQSHEEAPADGEEAPSSEDFNMGSSSSSQYAFSHIETVFPSQASNDESSSDETSNQSSPTVRKRRAKKRLISSSEAEGGSPAEPEPEPPREEQHKRQFSSGLNRCIILALVIAISMGFGHFYGTIQIQKRQQLVTKTRELKDLKDDLYQCQQEQGDKVHPKAGSLKGDLAMCLTSEVEKKSFESQKKSLAAENQHLRESLEKEEKALASLQEELRKLRQQIRNLEDKGTSTDSIVMENQKLREHLEEEKQRNHNFLRQKETLFAEAQMLRRELDKERHITEALKKELEQLSSHQTPENDDDTLRENQEIETLRGRLVELEKKLNFEQQRSDLWEKLYVEAKDQTEKQELNEKGQKKGAKGQSKTKKKSKESFFGSVKETFDAMKNSTKEFVRHHKEKIKQAKEAVKENLKKFSDSVKSTFRHFKDTTKNIFDEKERKSNDKRQEANKKARTFYREHNAYENLKHMHYRGPHMPKEFKDGRKHQFTTFEKDTDSQKCLNNPLCNRKHQFVLKGCSGIFECAHQEFVSLFNRVSDPIRVDEFNRLMKTYLQQVVHNFHHWRELENFINKFFHNGLFIHDQMLFTDFVNDVKDYLEDMKEYQNNNEKVFEDLDKYVYRYYFHYDNSPQYGPSRPKRPSFTQTENSRHEKQAQKYHHRNKREGKWHKHGRTNGRHMANLEIELGQLPFDPKY is encoded by the exons atgtctgaaaactCCAGTGACAGTGACTCATCTTGTGGCTGGACTGTCATCAATCATGAG GGTTCTGACATAGAGACAGtgatttcagaaaatggaagcaCAAATGATAACCACGAGTTTGTTTCGGAAGAATATGTTTCTTTGCAAGAAGAGGAGCAACCAATTGATTTGCAAG CTCAGTGCAACAATGATGAAGAGACACCAGTAGTAGATAATACTCTCTCTGCTTCTGAGGAAACTCAGACAGTTCCAGAG agaaagaaaagaaaaacccctgATGACGGGTCCTGTATTGGAACTATTAGTGATGATTCTGACATTGTTACACTTGAAACTCCAAAACTAGAAGAAACTCAAAGTCACGAGGAAGCTCCTGCTGATGGTGAAGAAGCTCCAAGTTCAGAGGATTTTAATATGGGTTCCTCCTCGAGCAGTCAGTATGCATTTTCCCATATAGAAACTG tttttccatctCAGGCTAGCAACGATGAATCAAGCAGTGATGAAACTAGCAATCAGTCCAGTCCCACAGTACGGAAACGTCGGGCTAAGAAGAGGCTCATCTCTAGCTCCGAGGCTGAGGGTGGATCACCGGCTGAACCCGAGCCTGAACCtcccagagaagagcagcacaaacGCCAGTTCAGCAGTGGCCTTAACAGGTGCATCATACTGGCTTTGGTGATTGCCATCAGCATGGGCTTTGGACACTTCTATG GTACAATACAGATCCAGAAACGTCAGCAGCTGGTGACAAAGACACGTGAATTAAAAGATCTGAAAGATGACCTTTACCAGTGCCAACAAGAGCAAGGGGATAAAGTGCATCCTAAGGCGGGG tCGCTCAAGGGGGATCTTGCCATGTGTTTGACTTCCGAGGTCGAGAAGAAATCCTTTgaatctcaaaaaaaaagtcttgcgGCAGAAAATCAGCACTTAAGAGAATCTctagagaaggaagaaaaagctttagCCTCACTCCAGGAAGAATTAAGGAAGCTAAGACAACAAATTAGAAACTTGGAAGATAAAGGTACTAGCACTGATTCTATTGTAATGGAAAATCAGAAACTAAGGGAAcatttggaagaggaaaagcaaagaaaccacAACTTTCTTCGGCAAAAGGAAACGCTCTTTGCAGAGGCACAGATGTTAAGGAGAGAACTGGACAAAGAACGTCATATTACAGAAGCTCTGAAAAAAGAACTGGAACAGTTAAGTTCGCATCAAACACCTGAAAATGATGATGATACATTAAGAGAAAATCAAGAAATAGAAACTCTGCGAGGAAGGCTAGTAGAACTTGAAAAAAAGCTAAACTTTGAGCAGCAACGCTCTGACTTATGGGAGAAGCTGTATGTTGAAGCGAAAgaccaaactgaaaaacaagaactgaatgaaaaaggacaaaagaaaggTGCTAAAGGGCaaagtaaaactaaaaagaaatcaaaggaaTCATTTTTTGGTTCAGTTAAGGAAACTTTTGATGCTATGAAAAATTCCACTAAAGAGTTTGTAAGACACCATAAAGAAAAGATTAAGCAGGCTAaagaagcagtgaaagaaaacctgaaaaaattcTCTGATTCTGTAAAGTCTACATTCAGACACTTCAAAGATACCACAAAAAACATCTTTgatgaaaaagagaggaagtCGAATGATAAAAGACAAGAGGCAAACAAGAAAGCTCGGACTTTTTACCGAGAACATAACGCTTATGAGAATCTGAAGCACATGCATTACAGGGGACCTCACATGCCAAAAGAATTcaaagatggaagaaaacatcagttcacaacatttgaaaaagatACAGATTCACAGAAGTGTCTCAACAACCCTTTGTGTAATAGAAAACATCAGTTTGTCCTAAAGGGCTGCTCTGGTATTTTTGAATGTGCTCATCAAGAGTTCGTTAGTCTCTTTAATAGGGTATCAGATCCTATCAGGGTGGATGAATTTAATCGGCTAATGAAAACGTATTTGCAACAAGTTGTACATAACTTTCATCACTGGAGAGAACTAGAAAATTTCATCAATAAGTTTTTTCATAACGGGCTATTTATACATGACCAGATGCTGTTCACTGATTTTGTTAACGATGTCAAGGATTACCTGGAAGATATGAAGGAAtaccaaaataataatgaaaaggttTTTGAAGATTTGGACAAATACGTCTATAGATACTACTTTCATTATGATAATTCACCCCAGTATGGACCcag
- the CCPG1 gene encoding cell cycle progression protein 1 isoform X2 — protein sequence MSENSSDSDSSCGWTVINHEGSDIETVISENGSTNDNHEFVSEEYVSLQEEEQPIDLQAQCNNDEETPVVDNTLSASEETQTVPERKKRKTPDDGSCIGTISDDSDIVTLETPKLEETQSHEEAPADGEEAPSSEDFNMGSSSSSQYAFSHIETVFPSQASNDESSSDETSNQSSPTVRKRRAKKRLISSSEAEGGSPAEPEPEPPREEQHKRQFSSGLNRCIILALVIAISMGFGHFYGTIQIQKRQQLVTKTRELKDLKDDLYQCQQEQGDKVHPKAGSLKGDLAMCLTSEVEKKSFESQKKSLAAENQHLRESLEKEEKALASLQEELRKLRQQIRNLEDKGTSTDSIVMENQKLREHLEEEKQRNHNFLRQKETLFAEAQMLRRELDKERHITEALKKELEQLSSHQTPENDDDTLRENQEIETLRGRLVELEKKLNFEQQRSDLWEKLYVEAKDQTEKQELNEKGQKKGAKGQSKTKKKSKESFFGSVKETFDAMKNSTKEFVRHHKEKIKQAKEAVKENLKKFSDSVKSTFRHFKDTTKNIFDEKERKSNDKRQEANKKARTFYREHNAYENLKHMHYRGPHMPKEFKDGRKHQFTTFEKDTDSQKCLNNPLCNRKHQFVLKGCSGIFECAHQEFVSLFNRVSDPIRVDEFNRLMKTYLQQVVHNFHHWRELENFINKFFHNGLFIHDQMLFTDFVNDVKDYLEDMKEYQNNNEKVFEDLDKYVYRYYFHYDNSPQYGPSRPKRPSFTQTENSRHEKQAQKYHHRNKREEST from the exons atgtctgaaaactCCAGTGACAGTGACTCATCTTGTGGCTGGACTGTCATCAATCATGAG GGTTCTGACATAGAGACAGtgatttcagaaaatggaagcaCAAATGATAACCACGAGTTTGTTTCGGAAGAATATGTTTCTTTGCAAGAAGAGGAGCAACCAATTGATTTGCAAG CTCAGTGCAACAATGATGAAGAGACACCAGTAGTAGATAATACTCTCTCTGCTTCTGAGGAAACTCAGACAGTTCCAGAG agaaagaaaagaaaaacccctgATGACGGGTCCTGTATTGGAACTATTAGTGATGATTCTGACATTGTTACACTTGAAACTCCAAAACTAGAAGAAACTCAAAGTCACGAGGAAGCTCCTGCTGATGGTGAAGAAGCTCCAAGTTCAGAGGATTTTAATATGGGTTCCTCCTCGAGCAGTCAGTATGCATTTTCCCATATAGAAACTG tttttccatctCAGGCTAGCAACGATGAATCAAGCAGTGATGAAACTAGCAATCAGTCCAGTCCCACAGTACGGAAACGTCGGGCTAAGAAGAGGCTCATCTCTAGCTCCGAGGCTGAGGGTGGATCACCGGCTGAACCCGAGCCTGAACCtcccagagaagagcagcacaaacGCCAGTTCAGCAGTGGCCTTAACAGGTGCATCATACTGGCTTTGGTGATTGCCATCAGCATGGGCTTTGGACACTTCTATG GTACAATACAGATCCAGAAACGTCAGCAGCTGGTGACAAAGACACGTGAATTAAAAGATCTGAAAGATGACCTTTACCAGTGCCAACAAGAGCAAGGGGATAAAGTGCATCCTAAGGCGGGG tCGCTCAAGGGGGATCTTGCCATGTGTTTGACTTCCGAGGTCGAGAAGAAATCCTTTgaatctcaaaaaaaaagtcttgcgGCAGAAAATCAGCACTTAAGAGAATCTctagagaaggaagaaaaagctttagCCTCACTCCAGGAAGAATTAAGGAAGCTAAGACAACAAATTAGAAACTTGGAAGATAAAGGTACTAGCACTGATTCTATTGTAATGGAAAATCAGAAACTAAGGGAAcatttggaagaggaaaagcaaagaaaccacAACTTTCTTCGGCAAAAGGAAACGCTCTTTGCAGAGGCACAGATGTTAAGGAGAGAACTGGACAAAGAACGTCATATTACAGAAGCTCTGAAAAAAGAACTGGAACAGTTAAGTTCGCATCAAACACCTGAAAATGATGATGATACATTAAGAGAAAATCAAGAAATAGAAACTCTGCGAGGAAGGCTAGTAGAACTTGAAAAAAAGCTAAACTTTGAGCAGCAACGCTCTGACTTATGGGAGAAGCTGTATGTTGAAGCGAAAgaccaaactgaaaaacaagaactgaatgaaaaaggacaaaagaaaggTGCTAAAGGGCaaagtaaaactaaaaagaaatcaaaggaaTCATTTTTTGGTTCAGTTAAGGAAACTTTTGATGCTATGAAAAATTCCACTAAAGAGTTTGTAAGACACCATAAAGAAAAGATTAAGCAGGCTAaagaagcagtgaaagaaaacctgaaaaaattcTCTGATTCTGTAAAGTCTACATTCAGACACTTCAAAGATACCACAAAAAACATCTTTgatgaaaaagagaggaagtCGAATGATAAAAGACAAGAGGCAAACAAGAAAGCTCGGACTTTTTACCGAGAACATAACGCTTATGAGAATCTGAAGCACATGCATTACAGGGGACCTCACATGCCAAAAGAATTcaaagatggaagaaaacatcagttcacaacatttgaaaaagatACAGATTCACAGAAGTGTCTCAACAACCCTTTGTGTAATAGAAAACATCAGTTTGTCCTAAAGGGCTGCTCTGGTATTTTTGAATGTGCTCATCAAGAGTTCGTTAGTCTCTTTAATAGGGTATCAGATCCTATCAGGGTGGATGAATTTAATCGGCTAATGAAAACGTATTTGCAACAAGTTGTACATAACTTTCATCACTGGAGAGAACTAGAAAATTTCATCAATAAGTTTTTTCATAACGGGCTATTTATACATGACCAGATGCTGTTCACTGATTTTGTTAACGATGTCAAGGATTACCTGGAAGATATGAAGGAAtaccaaaataataatgaaaaggttTTTGAAGATTTGGACAAATACGTCTATAGATACTACTTTCATTATGATAATTCACCCCAGTATGGACCcag